The Candidatus Krumholzibacteriota bacterium genome contains a region encoding:
- a CDS encoding ABC transporter permease, protein MIPEFKAIYARELKYYFNSITAYVTISIFLIISGYFFFSIFRFYNLMSLQIIQKNDFSMNLNLIDGVMRPIFGNLSIIILLILPMITMRLIAEEKKQGTFELLLTFPVSDAAVVGGKYFASLTILAIMLAPTALYPVLLKVYSDPELLPVLSGYLGLFLMGAAFLSIGTFFSSLTSNQLVAGVSTFGVSLFFLVIGWAAPLSGSTLSAVLSELSILVHFESFSKGIIDLKDITYYLLLSLFFLFLTLRSLESSRWRA, encoded by the coding sequence ATGATCCCTGAATTCAAAGCAATATACGCACGGGAACTGAAATACTATTTCAATTCGATCACGGCGTACGTGACTATATCGATCTTCCTGATAATATCGGGATATTTTTTCTTCAGCATATTCAGGTTTTACAACCTGATGTCCCTGCAGATAATCCAGAAAAACGATTTTTCGATGAACCTCAATCTTATCGATGGCGTCATGCGCCCGATCTTCGGGAACCTCAGTATAATAATTCTTCTCATCCTGCCGATGATCACGATGAGGTTGATAGCGGAAGAGAAGAAACAGGGGACTTTCGAACTTCTCCTCACCTTCCCCGTATCGGACGCCGCCGTCGTCGGGGGGAAATATTTCGCTTCTCTGACGATACTGGCGATAATGCTCGCTCCAACAGCCCTATATCCGGTCCTTCTGAAGGTCTATTCCGATCCCGAACTTCTACCGGTCCTGTCCGGATACCTAGGACTCTTCCTCATGGGAGCGGCTTTCCTGTCGATAGGGACCTTCTTTTCATCACTGACATCCAACCAGCTAGTCGCGGGCGTTTCGACATTCGGGGTGTCTCTTTTCTTCCTCGTTATCGGCTGGGCCGCGCCACTGAGCGGATCGACTCTCTCGGCAGTCCTTTCGGAGCTTTCTATCCTTGTTCACTTCGAATCATTCTCAAAAGGAATCATCGACCTGAAGGATATTACATACTACCTTCTCCTGAGCCTTTTTTTCCTTTTTCTGACGCTGAGGTCACTCGAATCATCAAGGTGGAGGGCGTGA
- a CDS encoding GldG family protein, with protein sequence MRGLNLILGTAGLILVIAGSVVYGVLYSSGIVAFLPLLAGLSLSTASAVLAYRGSVSEGSRRSVRYGLNTAVTIILGLAILVFLQTLVTRHTVRLDTTSNRRFSLSAQTGKVISNLGIEIAITAFFKEGSQERIELEDLLSEYRNLSPKMTYRFIDPDKDPISARRYDLKDYGTIFIDASGRREIISEGTEEKLTNAIYRIVSSGAKKIYFTTGHGEKSIEKTDPRGLSSLKEAIELESYEVTEFLPLGNERIPSDCTVLVIAGPRDDLLKAEQNIILDYLISGGKALILLEPATDIPLIKGITKAFGIDPSDDIIIDPGGKMLVDNFLTAVVNQYGKHPVTDGFRLFSFFPQARSLSVLDRLPDATTVTIIGKTDVKAYGESDIDTLMIEGKTQYESTSDKAGPVSIAAVGEMELVLAREDSAGSSGKRLSRIIVFGDSDFTGNSNFRLSGNRDLVLNSINWLAEEEDLVSIRPAEVLNQPVLLSKKEGLVVFWIPVVAFPSLFAIAGLLVFIRRQRAS encoded by the coding sequence ATGAGAGGATTGAACCTTATCCTTGGAACAGCCGGCCTCATCCTTGTGATAGCGGGAAGCGTTGTATATGGCGTTTTATATTCGAGCGGAATCGTGGCATTTCTCCCTCTTCTTGCCGGCCTCTCTCTCTCCACCGCGTCAGCGGTTCTGGCGTACCGTGGATCGGTCAGTGAAGGGTCCAGGCGTTCGGTGAGATATGGCCTCAACACGGCGGTCACGATAATCCTCGGCCTTGCGATACTGGTCTTTCTCCAGACCCTTGTCACGCGTCACACCGTACGCCTGGATACGACATCGAACAGAAGATTCTCCCTTTCAGCGCAGACCGGCAAGGTTATAAGCAATCTCGGTATCGAGATAGCGATAACCGCCTTCTTCAAGGAAGGCTCGCAGGAAAGGATCGAACTTGAAGATCTCCTTTCCGAATACAGGAATCTCTCCCCGAAGATGACGTACAGGTTCATCGACCCGGACAAGGACCCGATCTCGGCTCGGAGGTACGACCTCAAAGATTACGGCACTATCTTTATCGATGCATCAGGCCGGCGCGAAATCATATCCGAAGGAACGGAAGAGAAACTGACGAACGCGATATACAGGATCGTATCTTCCGGCGCGAAAAAGATCTATTTCACTACCGGTCACGGAGAGAAATCAATCGAAAAGACAGATCCTCGAGGCCTCAGTTCTCTCAAGGAAGCAATCGAACTTGAGAGCTACGAAGTCACGGAATTTCTTCCTCTTGGTAACGAGAGGATACCCTCCGACTGCACCGTCCTTGTGATAGCAGGTCCTCGCGATGATCTTCTCAAGGCCGAGCAGAACATAATACTCGACTATCTTATCTCCGGGGGGAAAGCCCTTATCCTTCTTGAACCTGCTACCGATATCCCCTTGATAAAAGGGATAACGAAAGCTTTTGGAATCGATCCGTCCGACGACATCATAATAGATCCGGGTGGAAAGATGCTCGTCGACAACTTTCTCACCGCTGTCGTGAACCAGTATGGAAAGCACCCGGTGACAGACGGTTTCAGACTATTTTCGTTCTTCCCGCAGGCGAGGTCTCTCTCCGTCCTTGATCGCCTGCCCGACGCAACTACGGTGACGATCATAGGAAAAACCGACGTAAAGGCGTACGGCGAGAGTGATATCGATACGCTTATGATCGAGGGCAAGACTCAATACGAAAGCACCAGCGACAAAGCAGGTCCAGTATCGATCGCCGCCGTGGGAGAAATGGAACTGGTACTGGCCAGGGAGGATTCGGCGGGATCTTCCGGCAAGCGTTTATCCAGGATCATCGTTTTCGGAGACAGCGATTTTACAGGCAATTCGAATTTCAGGCTTTCGGGAAACAGGGATCTGGTGCTCAATTCCATCAACTGGCTCGCCGAAGAAGAAGACCTGGTGTCGATACGCCCCGCTGAAGTCCTCAATCAGCCGGTCCTTCTGAGCAAGAAAGAGGGACTTGTCGTTTTCTGGATACCGGTTGTCGCTTTTCCCTCTCTTTTCGCCATCGCCGGCCTGCTGGTCTTCATCCGCAGGCAACGCGCGTCATAG
- a CDS encoding DUF4340 domain-containing protein: MKIRTTVIFFLVLAVIAGYFYFDQKKTKSADEEYSASKALLPYTFDEIDSVDFFNPFGDLIKWKRDGDGWQVTYPVVTVGSKSMIDYMLKLTVPGRRWKSFDAEDRFADYGLENPSTSIILHNSLRSRCDTILFGDKTPLNTQCYVRLGSSKEIIVTTDLSRNLMEKTLYHLRDKNLLYMEADSISAFSFRKNTRSYFFEKDAEGNWVVAGTSVLADKNLIKPYLYDLVDALIYGFAAENMLHANKFGIDPKSDNILLSTRSGTVEVSFGKIDENFVYATRTGLGKIVKIESRYLDIFDWIDERIMVLKAASFDPAEVSGLVCEYPSETVRIDFATKSLSIDGNPSIEISTVDIQRILYMLISVSFDSGISPAADDDSEVRAARYSILGEDEILLDRLDFYIDQNGMENVMGFKTRSSGSTGTKNSREIRTFILSRANSSR; this comes from the coding sequence ATGAAGATAAGAACGACTGTCATCTTTTTTCTCGTGCTGGCTGTCATAGCCGGCTACTTCTACTTCGATCAAAAAAAGACAAAATCGGCCGATGAGGAATATTCCGCTTCAAAGGCCCTTCTGCCATACACTTTTGATGAGATAGACAGCGTAGATTTTTTTAATCCCTTCGGTGACCTGATCAAATGGAAGCGCGATGGCGATGGCTGGCAGGTCACTTACCCCGTCGTCACGGTAGGCTCCAAATCGATGATAGACTATATGTTGAAACTGACCGTACCAGGGAGAAGATGGAAGAGTTTTGACGCCGAAGACAGATTCGCCGATTACGGGCTCGAGAACCCGTCGACATCGATAATACTCCATAACAGTCTGAGAAGCAGATGCGACACGATCCTTTTCGGCGACAAGACTCCCCTGAACACGCAATGCTATGTCAGGCTCGGATCATCAAAAGAGATCATTGTCACGACCGATCTTTCCCGGAACCTTATGGAGAAAACCCTTTATCATCTCCGTGACAAGAATCTTCTCTACATGGAAGCCGACTCGATATCGGCGTTCTCCTTCCGTAAAAATACAAGGAGTTACTTTTTCGAAAAAGACGCTGAAGGGAACTGGGTCGTAGCTGGCACATCCGTCCTCGCTGACAAGAATCTCATAAAACCTTACCTCTACGACCTGGTGGACGCTTTGATATATGGTTTCGCTGCTGAAAATATGCTTCACGCTAATAAATTCGGGATAGATCCAAAATCAGACAATATCCTTCTGTCCACCCGGTCAGGGACGGTCGAGGTCTCGTTCGGAAAAATCGATGAGAATTTTGTCTACGCAACGCGAACCGGACTTGGAAAAATCGTAAAGATCGAATCGAGGTATCTTGATATCTTCGACTGGATAGACGAAAGGATAATGGTGCTGAAAGCCGCTTCATTCGATCCGGCGGAAGTGAGTGGCCTGGTCTGCGAATATCCTTCCGAAACGGTCAGGATCGACTTTGCCACCAAAAGCCTCTCGATCGATGGGAATCCATCGATCGAGATATCGACAGTCGATATCCAGCGCATACTTTACATGCTCATCTCTGTATCTTTCGACTCCGGTATATCACCCGCGGCAGATGATGATTCGGAAGTCCGTGCCGCGCGATATTCTATCCTGGGAGAAGATGAAATACTCCTTGATCGACTTGATTTCTACATCGATCAGAACGGAATGGAGAATGTCATGGGCTTCAAGACACGCTCGTCGGGATCTACCGGCACGAAAAACTCCCGCGAGATACGGACCTTTATACTCAGCCGCGCGAATTCTTCGAGATAG
- the amrS gene encoding AmmeMemoRadiSam system radical SAM enzyme, translated as MKDTRINNPRISSYANRSITRRSFLSGGASLAVAGIVPGYLYATDEGPREACFYEKLGNGKVSCTLCPHNCRISPGKKGICRARKNIGGTLFSIVYSRPCSLHIDPIEKKPFFHFLPGTRALSISTAGCNMRCKFCQNWQISQSDPEDISLDAVSPETIVSKAVGLGAESIAYTYGEPVVFYEYMSDIATLARKRGVRSVVVTNGYYSSPAIQSLCEKVDAIKIDLKSFSDAYYRDICGGSLKPVLDALVAVKGSGVWLEIVYLMVPGLNDDPSMLKNMSRWLVDNLGADVPLHYSRFQPAYRLSNIPPTTAESLERAWSISRDAGIRFVYIGNLPGHAAENTYCPDCGEKIISRKGYTVGKIDIVNGKCLYCGNTVPGSWGEAID; from the coding sequence TTGAAAGATACTCGTATTAATAATCCCCGCATTTCATCCTACGCGAACAGATCGATTACAAGGAGGAGTTTTCTATCCGGCGGTGCCTCTCTCGCGGTTGCCGGGATCGTCCCCGGATACCTTTACGCTACTGATGAAGGTCCTCGTGAAGCCTGTTTCTATGAAAAGCTTGGAAACGGCAAGGTGTCATGCACCCTCTGTCCCCACAACTGCAGGATCTCGCCTGGGAAAAAAGGTATCTGCCGCGCGCGAAAGAATATCGGTGGCACCCTTTTCTCGATCGTCTATTCCAGACCCTGCTCGTTGCATATCGACCCTATTGAAAAAAAACCTTTCTTTCATTTCCTTCCCGGCACCCGGGCTCTTTCGATCTCCACGGCGGGTTGCAACATGCGATGCAAGTTCTGCCAGAACTGGCAGATATCCCAATCCGATCCAGAAGATATCTCCCTGGATGCTGTCTCACCGGAAACGATCGTTTCGAAAGCAGTCGGGCTAGGCGCGGAATCGATCGCTTATACATATGGGGAACCGGTGGTATTTTACGAATATATGAGTGACATCGCCACACTCGCCAGGAAAAGAGGGGTCAGAAGCGTGGTAGTGACTAATGGATATTACTCTTCCCCGGCGATACAGTCGCTTTGCGAAAAAGTCGACGCTATCAAGATCGACCTTAAATCATTCAGCGACGCGTATTATCGAGATATCTGCGGAGGATCGCTTAAACCTGTACTCGATGCTCTTGTCGCGGTAAAAGGATCCGGTGTCTGGCTGGAGATAGTATACCTGATGGTCCCCGGCCTCAATGACGACCCATCGATGCTAAAGAATATGTCACGGTGGCTTGTAGATAATCTCGGCGCCGACGTCCCACTGCATTATTCAAGATTCCAACCCGCGTACCGCCTCTCCAACATCCCTCCCACTACAGCCGAATCGCTCGAGCGGGCGTGGAGTATCAGCAGGGACGCGGGTATCAGATTTGTCTATATAGGCAATCTGCCAGGCCATGCCGCCGAGAACACATATTGCCCGGATTGCGGAGAAAAGATCATATCAAGAAAAGGTTATACAGTTGGGAAAATAGATATAGTCAATGGAAAGTGCCTGTATTGCGGCAATACGGTCCCCGGATCGTGGGGGGAGGCGATCGATTGA
- the amrB gene encoding AmmeMemoRadiSam system protein B, producing MKSLKAILTLSALIVIFTGAAFSGRKGDPMKDHTRSPAVAGQFYPDDPAKLRSMIENMLSNASSKKVKGRIRAIVAPHAGYVYSGHVAAEAYSLLGPRYAGTVIVISPCHVDHFPYASIFTGSSYTTPLGNIEINEELSEMIASKTEAVRRDDRGHTSRAGGRGEHSLEVQLPFLQVVIGEFRLVPIVMGDQSTALIESLGKAIGESIKGEDVLIVASTDLSHFHPADHANILDEAFIKALMEFDHESVIASIVSDRSEACGAGPVAAAIIASKTAGADRCEIVNYANSGDISGDYSSVVGYLSALFIDDTSIKESSSDIRAASSNEDDISREDRLFLLRYARRVIEDRLSGKETDDDIPDSRVLGEKRGGFVTLKKRGQLRGCIGYIEAIKPLAETVAEMAASAAFNDTRFNPVSKEELDDIAIEISVLSPVRKIDDPSIIVVGKHGIIITRGRNRGLLLPQVATEWKWDRETFLSQTCVKAGLDPDAWKLEGTLIEIFSAEIFSEEELGLR from the coding sequence TTGAAGAGCCTGAAAGCTATCTTGACCCTTTCCGCCCTGATCGTAATCTTCACGGGAGCCGCTTTCTCTGGCAGGAAAGGTGATCCGATGAAAGACCATACGCGTTCGCCGGCGGTTGCCGGCCAGTTTTATCCGGACGACCCGGCAAAATTGAGATCTATGATCGAAAATATGCTTTCAAATGCTTCGTCGAAAAAAGTAAAGGGAAGGATCAGGGCGATCGTCGCGCCCCACGCGGGATACGTATACTCCGGGCATGTCGCCGCCGAGGCTTATTCGCTTCTCGGCCCGCGATACGCCGGAACTGTCATTGTGATCTCTCCATGCCATGTCGATCACTTTCCCTATGCCTCGATCTTCACCGGTTCCTCATATACCACGCCACTCGGAAATATCGAGATAAACGAAGAACTTTCTGAAATGATAGCATCGAAGACCGAAGCGGTAAGAAGGGACGACAGGGGTCATACCTCGCGCGCCGGCGGAAGGGGCGAACATTCCCTCGAAGTGCAGCTTCCATTCCTCCAGGTGGTGATCGGAGAATTCCGGCTGGTACCGATAGTGATGGGAGATCAATCTACGGCGCTGATAGAATCGCTTGGCAAAGCCATCGGAGAATCGATCAAGGGTGAAGATGTTCTGATCGTGGCTTCCACCGACCTGTCCCATTTTCATCCAGCCGATCACGCAAATATTCTGGACGAAGCTTTCATTAAAGCTCTCATGGAATTCGATCATGAATCGGTAATCGCCTCGATCGTTTCCGACAGATCCGAAGCATGCGGAGCGGGACCTGTCGCGGCAGCTATAATAGCTTCAAAAACAGCTGGCGCCGATCGGTGTGAAATAGTCAATTATGCCAACTCGGGCGATATCAGTGGCGATTACAGCAGCGTGGTCGGGTATCTCTCCGCGCTCTTTATCGATGATACCTCGATAAAGGAATCTTCGTCAGACATCAGGGCCGCATCTTCGAACGAGGATGATATCTCGCGGGAAGACCGGCTTTTTCTCCTTCGTTATGCCCGCCGTGTAATAGAAGACAGGCTATCGGGGAAGGAGACCGATGACGATATACCGGACTCCCGCGTGCTGGGAGAAAAACGCGGAGGCTTTGTGACACTAAAGAAAAGGGGACAGCTTCGAGGCTGTATCGGATATATCGAGGCGATCAAACCACTGGCAGAAACGGTCGCCGAGATGGCCGCCTCAGCAGCCTTTAACGACACTCGTTTTAATCCGGTGTCAAAAGAAGAACTCGACGATATCGCGATAGAGATATCAGTTCTTTCTCCGGTAAGAAAGATCGATGACCCGTCAATAATCGTCGTAGGCAAGCACGGGATAATCATCACGCGCGGAAGAAACCGGGGGCTGCTCCTGCCCCAGGTAGCGACCGAATGGAAGTGGGACAGAGAGACTTTTCTGTCGCAGACCTGCGTGAAAGCCGGTCTTGATCCAGACGCGTGGAAACTCGAAGGGACCTTAATAGAGATCTTTTCGGCGGAAATATTCTCCGAGGAGGAACTCGGACTTCGCTGA
- the nadB gene encoding L-aspartate oxidase: MVKKITTDMLVIGSGASGLYFALRAADNADVLVVTKKKAEQSNTNYAQGGIASVIDSGDSVELHISDTLMAGKGLSDPESVRIMVTEGPDKIEQLIRLGVRFSREGENGPLQLGREGGHSKSRIVHYGDLTGRELEERLIQSCKEHRSIRLVEGQLAIDLIKDEKGRICGAYLFDIEKHEITACLSPSTILASGGAGKTYLYTSNPDVATGDGIAMAYQAGARIANLEFVQFHPTCLYHPEAKSRLISEALRGEGAILKNHAGVEFMTDYDPRGELASRDIVARAIDTEMKNSGEKFVLLDISHRPGEWLMKRFPYIFQSCMEFGIDIRKEPIPVVPAAHYMVGGVLATINGETNLDGLYAIGEVACSRVHGANRLASNSLLESIVMADRCATLVSRSERRTVDPENIKAGCPRISDPERLQTVIIDHDWDLARRVMWDYVGIVRSDERLRIARDRMRQISETVGRLYSEYGVSADIIELRNIVLVSSLIIESALMRKESRGLHFNADHPDTDPRWEKDTILSKE, from the coding sequence CTGGTGAAAAAAATCACGACAGACATGCTTGTCATTGGAAGTGGAGCGTCCGGCCTCTATTTCGCGCTGAGAGCGGCGGATAACGCCGATGTGCTCGTCGTGACAAAGAAAAAGGCCGAGCAGTCGAATACCAACTACGCTCAGGGAGGGATCGCTTCAGTGATCGATTCGGGCGATTCGGTGGAACTGCATATATCAGATACTCTGATGGCAGGTAAGGGACTTTCAGATCCCGAATCTGTGCGGATAATGGTGACTGAAGGCCCTGACAAGATCGAGCAGCTGATCAGGCTCGGTGTCCGGTTCAGCAGGGAAGGGGAAAACGGGCCACTTCAGCTCGGACGAGAGGGAGGACACTCGAAATCGAGGATCGTCCATTACGGTGATCTTACAGGAAGGGAACTTGAAGAGAGGCTCATCCAGAGCTGCAAGGAGCACAGGTCGATAAGACTCGTGGAGGGACAACTGGCGATCGACCTGATAAAGGACGAAAAGGGGCGGATATGCGGGGCGTACCTCTTCGATATCGAGAAACATGAGATCACAGCCTGCCTGAGTCCCAGTACCATCCTGGCCTCCGGTGGCGCGGGAAAGACATATCTTTATACGTCGAACCCGGACGTGGCGACCGGTGACGGAATAGCGATGGCTTACCAGGCGGGAGCGAGGATAGCCAATCTCGAGTTCGTACAGTTCCATCCGACATGCCTCTACCACCCTGAAGCGAAATCGAGGCTGATTTCCGAAGCGTTAAGAGGCGAAGGAGCGATCCTTAAGAATCATGCCGGTGTAGAATTCATGACCGATTACGACCCCCGTGGAGAACTCGCTTCGAGGGATATAGTGGCGAGAGCGATCGATACCGAGATGAAAAACAGCGGAGAGAAATTTGTACTGCTTGATATCTCCCACCGCCCGGGAGAATGGCTGATGAAAAGATTTCCATATATATTTCAATCCTGCATGGAGTTCGGGATAGATATAAGAAAGGAACCGATACCGGTAGTGCCGGCGGCGCATTATATGGTTGGAGGAGTGCTGGCGACTATAAACGGAGAGACGAACCTGGATGGATTATACGCGATAGGTGAAGTCGCATGCTCGAGGGTGCATGGAGCGAACAGGCTGGCAAGTAATTCCCTTCTTGAATCGATTGTGATGGCTGACAGATGCGCCACGCTCGTATCGAGATCCGAAAGGCGCACGGTAGATCCAGAAAATATCAAGGCGGGTTGCCCGAGGATCAGCGACCCCGAGAGATTGCAGACCGTGATCATCGATCACGACTGGGATCTGGCGAGAAGGGTCATGTGGGATTACGTCGGGATAGTGCGAAGCGATGAAAGGTTGCGTATAGCAAGAGACAGGATGAGGCAGATATCAGAGACGGTTGGAAGACTTTATTCGGAATACGGCGTGTCGGCAGATATAATCGAACTCAGAAACATAGTCCTTGTCAGCAGCCTGATAATCGAGTCAGCACTTATGAGGAAGGAATCAAGAGGGCTGCATTTCAACGCCGATCACCCCGATACCGACCCCCGGTGGGAAAAGGATACGATCTTATCGAAAGAATGA
- the lpxK gene encoding tetraacyldisaccharide 4'-kinase: MEIIERYDRRLRVFAGRGGWAFLLPLRYLLAALYWEYLYLSRRYGTGKKEGRERQESGPLTISIGNIEIGGGGKTPAVIAFAGAVKKAGGKPVIVTRGYRGAAERAGKSVVISAENGAWHQEDEDYISAELFISRLVSEGRVEKDAEAAAFGDEAAMLARRGFIVIVDPVRDRAVRTATRLFGPTHIFLDDAFQQREIWKDIDILLLDHDAPLGKGWLLPAGTLREPGSSARRADVVIFTRATDRTVPERVRRYVEGKKIFFAEHLPSGLRDQRGKILPFSVCQGREVILFSGIARPDSFESTVRKVGIEPVRSIRYPDHASYTKEEIERILSEGSGSTVFITTEKDRAKSFPLIDQKADVYSLEIEMKISAQSGGDNEKRSAPGDGSFDINSILITR, encoded by the coding sequence ATGGAGATTATCGAAAGATATGACCGCCGGCTGAGGGTATTCGCCGGACGGGGAGGCTGGGCGTTTCTGTTACCGCTGCGCTATCTTCTGGCCGCTCTTTACTGGGAATACCTGTATCTGTCCAGAAGATATGGAACGGGAAAAAAAGAGGGGAGAGAAAGACAGGAAAGCGGACCCTTGACGATCTCGATCGGAAATATCGAGATAGGTGGAGGCGGAAAGACCCCGGCTGTGATCGCCTTTGCCGGTGCAGTGAAAAAAGCGGGTGGAAAGCCGGTAATAGTAACAAGGGGATACAGGGGAGCCGCCGAACGAGCGGGAAAGAGCGTTGTAATATCGGCGGAGAACGGTGCGTGGCACCAGGAAGATGAAGATTACATATCTGCGGAACTCTTTATTTCCCGTCTGGTTTCTGAAGGTCGTGTGGAAAAAGACGCCGAAGCCGCGGCATTCGGAGATGAGGCTGCGATGCTTGCCCGGCGAGGATTCATCGTTATCGTCGACCCCGTCAGAGACCGTGCCGTCAGAACGGCTACAAGACTATTCGGGCCCACCCATATCTTCCTCGATGACGCCTTCCAGCAGAGAGAGATATGGAAGGACATAGATATCCTTCTTCTCGACCATGACGCTCCACTTGGCAAGGGATGGCTCCTTCCGGCGGGAACGCTACGAGAACCCGGTTCGTCGGCGAGAAGGGCCGATGTAGTGATATTCACCAGGGCAACGGACAGGACCGTGCCTGAGAGGGTCCGCCGGTATGTCGAGGGGAAAAAGATATTTTTTGCCGAGCATCTTCCGTCGGGACTTAGAGACCAGCGCGGCAAGATACTTCCCTTTTCAGTCTGCCAGGGGAGAGAAGTCATCCTTTTTTCAGGTATCGCCAGGCCCGATTCGTTCGAATCAACGGTAAGAAAAGTCGGGATCGAGCCTGTCAGGTCGATCCGTTATCCTGACCACGCGTCATATACTAAAGAAGAGATCGAAAGGATCCTGTCGGAAGGAAGTGGTAGTACAGTCTTTATTACGACGGAAAAGGACAGGGCCAAATCTTTTCCATTGATAGATCAGAAGGCTGATGTCTACTCTCTCGAGATAGAGATGAAGATATCCGCTCAGTCCGGAGGGGACAATGAAAAACGATCCGCCCCGGGGGACGGATCGTTTGACATCAATTCTATTCTGATTACCCGGTGA
- a CDS encoding lysophospholipid acyltransferase family protein, with the protein MKIRVNRSVASFLGAIFIRLLGVTLRIEWRGTGHLDEARALSGQVVFAFLHGRMLAMTWSHRNRNVHVLASEHYDGDLMGKTIERLGYGHVKGSSTRGGARALMTMTSLLKNGIDIALTVDGPRGPRGIVQQGAIELGRLASKAVIPVSCTAKGRFLTRSWDRFQIPYPFAKVIIEYEKPFSVSRDSDPEERERIRLALEDSLGVLTRRLDREIGYSGIDLWPHEDA; encoded by the coding sequence ATGAAAATCAGGGTGAATCGATCGGTGGCGAGTTTCCTCGGAGCGATCTTCATCAGGTTACTAGGGGTCACGTTGAGGATAGAATGGCGGGGGACCGGTCATCTGGATGAAGCAAGGGCGTTATCCGGGCAGGTGGTATTTGCCTTTCTGCACGGAAGGATGCTGGCAATGACCTGGTCGCATAGAAACCGGAATGTTCATGTGCTAGCCTCGGAACACTACGACGGCGATCTTATGGGAAAGACGATCGAGCGTCTCGGATACGGTCATGTAAAGGGATCGAGTACGCGAGGTGGGGCAAGGGCGCTGATGACGATGACCTCTCTTCTGAAGAATGGGATAGATATCGCCTTGACAGTCGATGGGCCAAGGGGCCCGCGGGGGATCGTTCAACAGGGAGCGATCGAGCTTGGGAGGCTCGCCTCGAAAGCAGTCATACCGGTCTCCTGCACGGCCAAAGGCAGGTTCCTTACCCGTTCCTGGGACAGGTTCCAGATCCCGTACCCTTTCGCGAAAGTGATAATCGAATACGAAAAGCCTTTTAGCGTTTCCCGTGACAGTGATCCTGAAGAGAGGGAAAGGATAAGGCTTGCCCTTGAGGATTCACTTGGCGTGTTGACAAGGCGGCTCGATCGGGAGATAGGGTACAGTGGGATCGATCTATGGCCGCATGAGGACGCATGA